The Bradyrhizobium betae genomic interval AACTTGCCCTGAGCGGCAATGCGTGGATGAGGCTTACGCGGACCTGACGCGGAGGCTTGCCATGGAGCGGCGGCGCCATGCCGCCGCCTCAATCCGCGCCTTTCGTTCAAGCACCGTTCAGCTGGCCGGGCTTTTGATGCGCGGTGGCACCTCAACAACAAGGCGGGCAAGCAGCCATGCGTGGGACGCTCCGGGTTTTCATCTGTCTTCTCCTGCCGATCGTGGCCCTTGCCGCGGGCGCGCCGGATCTGGCACGCGCGCAGCAGCAGGAAAAACGGATCGCGCTCGTGGTCGGCAACGGCGCCTATGCCAAGTCGCCGCTGGCGACGACCGCGAACGATGCCGGGCTGATCGCGCAGACGCTTCAGGCGGCGGGCTTCGACGTCGTCGGCGCGCGCGATCTCGACGGCGACACGCTGCGGAAGAGCTTTCGCGATTTCATCCAGAAGGCGCAGGCCTCGGGACCCGGCACCGTCGCAATGGTCTATCTGGCCGGTTATGGCGTGCAGCTCTCCGGCGAGAACTATTTCATCCCGGTCGATTCCAACATCACCCGCGACACCGACATTCCGACCGAAGGCCTGCGCATCGGCGACTATGCGCGCCAGCTGGCCGCCATTCCTCTCAAAGCCAACATCATCGTGCTCGACGCGGCCCGGGCGCAGCCCTTCATCGAGGGCGGCCAGCCGATCGCGAGCGGGCTGGCGCTGGTCGAGCCTGATCCGAACATGCTGATCGCCTTCAATGCCGCGCCGGGCACCGTGGCGCCGCAGGAGCCGGGACCTTACGGCATCTACGCGCAGTCGCTCGCCGAGATGATCCGCACCGGCGGCCTGCCACTGCCCGAGGTGTTCGACCGCGTCCGCCTGCGCGTCAACGAGGCCAGCAAGGGCGCGCAGGTGCCTTGGAACGAGCAGAAGATATCGGCGCCATTCTCGTTCTTCGAACGCGGGCCCGACGCGCCGCCGCCGGAGAACACGCCGGACCAGGTCGCCGCGATCCGCAGCAAGCCGATCCGTGATCTCGGCGTGCAGGACGCCTATGCCGCGGCGCTCGAGCGCGACACGCTGCCGGCCTATGAGGAATTTCTCGCCGCCTATCCCGGCGATCCCATGGCGAAGCGTGTGATGGCGATCGTCGCGGCGCGCCGCGAGGCCATCACCTGGCGGCGGACCTATCGGAACGACACGCCGGAAGCCTATTGGTCCTATCTGCGCCGCTATCCGCGCGGGCCCCATGCGGGTGACGCGCGCCGGCGCCTCGCGATCCTGACCGCGCCGGTCGAACCGCCGCCGACCTTTGCGATGATCGACTATGACGTGCCGCCTCCGCCGCCGGAGGAGATCGTCTATGTCGACCGTCCGGTGCTGCTGTTCGGCGATCCCGTGTTCGGCTTCGCGCCGCCGCCACCGCCGCCGGTTTACTACCTGCCGCCGCCGCCGCCCGATTTCGTCGTGCTCGAGCCGCCGCTGCCGGTCGTCGGCTTGTTCGTGCTGCCGCAGCCGATGTTCGTGCCGATTCCGGTGTTCGTCAGGCCGCCGATCTATGTCGCGCCGCCGCCGAACAACATCATCTATCAGAACATCCACAACACCACGGTCATCAACACCGTGATCAACCGGCCGCCGCTGCCGCCCCCGCCGGGGCCGGGGCCAGGACCGGCAGGACCCGGAGCCGGACCGGGACCGGGACCTGGCAATCTCGCGCCAGCGGTTGCCGGCCGCGCCAACGCTGTCGGTCCAGCCGTGCCGCAGGCGGTCGCGCAGCGCGCGGCCCTGATCCAGCAGGGCAAGGCGCCGATGCCGCTGAGCGCGACGATGCAGCCGACGGCGAGGCCCGGAATGCCTCCAGCGACGCCGGCCAATGTCGCGCCAAATGCAGGACCGGGCGCGGGACCGGGTGGTGCCGTACCGGGTGTCGTCCCAGGTGCGGGGCCGACCGCTGCGCCGCAGACGAGGCTGCCCGCCACCAACACGCTGCCGGTTCCCGGGGCCCAGGGCGGCCCGCCAGCGCCGCCAGCGGGGGCAGGGGCTCTGCCGGGCGGTCGGCCCGCGCCGACGTCGAACCTACCCGGCGGTCCGCTGCGTCCGGGTGTGCCCACCACTGCGGCGCCCGGCACGACACCGCCCGGTCGCCCCGGTGTGCCAACGGCCGCCGCTCCGGCGACGGCTGCGCCCACCGTCACAAACCCGGCCGTTGCACCCGGCCAGCTGCCGAAGCCGCCAGTGGCACAGACACCGCCCACCGCGGGGGCGCCGGGCACGCCGCCCGGCAGCATCGCGGGACGGCCGGTCACCCCGCCGCCCTCGGCAGCGCGCGAGCCAGTCAGGCCACAGAATCTGCCGTCGGCTGCTCCAGCTCAGGCGTCCCGGCCATCGCCACCGCCACCATCGCGGCCTCAGGCCGTGGCGAGGCCGACCGCTCCGCCGCCGCAGATGACCCGGCCGGCACCGCCGCCGCATGTCACATCGCCTCCGCCGGTCCGGGCGGCTCCGCCCGTGGCGGTCGCACGGCCTGCGCCGCCACCGATGGCGCGGCCCGCGCCGCCGCCGCAGATGGCTCGCCCGGCCCCCCGCCGCCGGTCGCCCGGCCGGCGCCGCCGCCACCGCCCCGGATGGCTGTCGCGCCCCCGCCGCGCCCCGCGCCACCCCCACCGCGTCCCGCGGCGCCGCCGCCGGCCGCGAAGAAATGCCCGCCAAATCAGCCCAAGTGCTAGCGGAGGGCGACAATCGTAGAATGGGGCCTTCGGCGGGCGAAAACCGCCCCTGAAGGCCCTTATTTCCTTGCTTCTGGCCGAAATGGCGCTATACAGCGCGCCATCTCACACGGAAACATGGCTCACAAGGCCGTCCGGTGGCAGCCGGGGCGAGAACGCTCCGTTTTGCTCACACGTTTCCGGAGGAACCAACCGGAGAATTAGAACGATGGCACTACCCGATTTCACTATGCGTCAGCTGCTCGAAGCCGGCGTCCACTTTGGTCACCAGTCTCACCGCTGGAATCCGAAAATGGCTCCGTTCATTTTCGGCGCTCGCAACAACATCCACATCGTCGACCTCGCGCAGACCGTGCCGCTGCTGCACACCGCCTTGCAGGCCGTGAGCGACACCGTCGCCAAGGGTGGTCGCATCCTGTTCGTCGGCACCAAGCGCCAGGCGCAGGACGGCGTCGCGGACGCTGCCAAGCGCTGCGCGCAGTATTTCGTCAATTCGCGCTGGCTCGGCGGCACGCTGACCAACTGGAAGACGATCTCGGCCTCGATCAAGCGCCTGCGTCATCTCGATGAGGTGCTCGCGGGCGGCGAAGCCAATTCCTACACGAAGAAGGAGCGCCTGACGCTTCAGCGTGAGCGCGACAAGCTCGATCGCTCGCTCGGCGGCATCAAGGACATGGGCGGTCTGCCCGACCTGATCTTCGTGATCGACACCAACAAGGAAGACATCGCGATCCAGGAAGCCCAGCGGCTCAACATCCCGGTCGCCGCGATCGTCGACACCAATTCCGACCCGAAGGGCATCACCTATGTGGTGCCGGGCAATGACGACGCCGGCCGCGCCATCTCGTTGTATTGCGACCTGATCGCCCGAGCGGCGATCGACGGCATCTCGCGCGCCCAGGGCGATTCGGGCATCGACGTCGGTGCCTCGACCCGTCCGCTCGTCGAAGAGCTCCCGGCGGCCTCCACGAGCGGCTTCCAGGGCCTCGCCGGTCCCCGCGGCACCGCCGACGACCTGAAGAAGCTCCCGGGCGTCTCGGGCGCGATCGAGAAGAAGTTCAACGACCTCGGTATCTTCCACTTCTGGCAGCTCGCCGAGCTCGACCACGACACCGCGCACAAGATCGGCGAAGAAGTCGGTCTGCCGAGCCGCGCGGACGCATGGGTCGCCAAGGCCAAGGCGCTGACCGCGGAAGCGGAATAGTCAAAAAGAGCGATGGGTTGGCCGGATAAGCTCCGGCCACCATTTCAGTTGACGCGAATTCCTGAGATGGACCGCGGCGGGGCAATTTGATGCCACGCCGCGGCAAACCGGCAGGCAAAAAGGATTTTCAACGATGGCAACGATCACAGCTGCGATGGTCAAGGACCTGCGCGAGTCGACCGGCGCGGGCATGATGGACTGCAAGGCCGCGCTCACCGAGACCGCCGGCGACATGGAAGCGGCGCAGGACTGGCTCCGCAAGAAGGGCCTGTCCAAGGCCGCCAAGAAGTCGGGTCGCGTCGCGGCCGAGGGCCTGATCGGCGCGCTCACCAAGGGCAACAAGGGCGTCGTGGTCGAGGTCAACTCCGAGACCGACTTCGTCGCGCGCAACGGTCAGTTCCAGGGCCTGGTCAAGATGATCGCCCAGGTCGCCTTCGACGTCGGCGCCGATGTCGAGAAGATCAAGGCCGCCAAGGTCGGCGACGTCACGGTGGAAGCCGCGATCAATGATGCGATCGCCACCATCGGCGAGAACATGTCGCTGCGCCGCGCAGCTGCCCTCGAAGTGAGCCAGGGCGTGGTGTCGAGCTACGTCCACGGCGCGGTCATCGATGGCGCCGGCAAGATGGGCGTGATCGTCGCGCTGGAATCGCCCGGCAAGGCCGACGAGCTCGCGACGCTCGGCCGCCAGATCGCGATGCATATCGCCGCCACCAACCCGCTCGCGCTCGATCCGACCGGCCTCGATCCGGCGGTCGTGAAGCGCGAGAAGGACGTGCTCGCCGACAAATATCGCCAGCAGGGCAAGCCTGAGAACGTGATCGAGAAGATCGTCGAGTCCGGCCTCAAGACCTATTACAAGGAAGTCTGCCTGCTCGAGCAGGCCTTCATCCACGACACCGGCAAGTCGGTGGCGCAGGCGGTGAAGGAAGCCGAAGGCAAGGTCGGCGGCGCCATCAAGATCGCGGGCTTCGTGCGCTATGCTCTCGGCGAGGGAATCGAGAAGCAGGAAAGCGACTTCGCAGCCGAGGTCGCGGCGGCCAGCGGCAAGAAGTAAGCGCCGGAACGTTCCTTCCGGCGTGCCGCCGGAAGCGGCGCCCGGACGAGGAAAGTGCTCATGACTGATCCGGCTTACCGTCGCGTGGTGATAAAGCTGTCCGGCGAATATCTCGCGGGACAGCAAGGTTTCGGCATCGATCAGCCGACCGTGGACCGGGTTGCGGACGATCTGATCGCCGCCCGCCATCTCGGCACCGAGGTTGCGGTGGTGATCGGCGGCGGCAATATCGTGCGCGGTGTCGAGGTATCGGCCCGCGGCGTGTCGCGTCCGACCGGCGACACCATGGGCATGCTCGCCACCATGATGAACTGCCTCGCGCTGGAATCGGCGATCGAGCGCAAGGGCACGCCGGCGCGCACGCTGTCGGCCTTCGTCATGCCCGAGATTTCCGAGCTGTTCACCCGCACCGCGGCACACAAATACCTTGCCGAGGGCCGGATCGTGCTGCTCGGCGGCGGAACCGGCAATCCGTTCTTCACCACCGATACGACCGCGGTGCTGCGCGCCGCCGAGATCGGGGCCCAGGCGGTGCTGAAGGCGACCAATGTCGACGGTGTCTACTCGGCCGACCCGAAGAAGGATCCGACCGCGACGCGGTTCGACCGGCTGACGCATTCGCAGGCGATCGAGGGCGGCTACAAGGTGATGGACGCGACCGCCTTCGCACTTGCCCGCGAGACGTCGCTGCCTATCATTGTGTTCTCGATCGCGGAGCCGGGTTCGATCGGCGCGATTCTGCGTGGCGGCGGCCACGGAACCATCGTCGCCGGCTGACGGCTCATCTGGCGTGCCCCGAAGGGGAGGGCGCGGAGAGGTCGCCGGGATTTTGAAGGAGAAACGTGATGGCCACGGGTAATTTCGACCTCAACGAAGTGAAGCGCCGCATGCAGGGCGCCATTCAGTCGCTCAAGCACGAGCTCGGCGGCCTGCGCACGGGCCGCGCGTCCGGCTCGATGCTCGACCCCGTGCAGGTCGAGGCTTACGGCAGCCACATGCCGCTCAACCAGCTCGCCACCGTTAGCGTGCCGGAGCCGCGCATGATCTCGGTGCAGGTCTGGGACAAGTCGATGGTCAAGGCGGTGGAGAAGGCGATCGTCGATTCCAATCTCGGCCTGTCGCCGGCGACCGAAGGCCAGGTGCTGCGCCTGCGCATTCCCGAACTCAACGAGGAGCGTCGCAAGGAACTCGTCAAGGTCGCACACAAATACGCGGAAGCCGCCAAGGTCGCCGCGCGTCACGTCCGCCGCGACGGCCTCGACGTTCTGAAGAAGCTCGAGAAGAACCACGAGATGTCCGAGGACGACCAGAAGCGTCACGCCGACGAGGTGCAGAAGGTGACCGACGGCACCATTACCGAGATCGACCAGTTGCTGGCCGCCAAGGAAAAAGAAATTCTCACCGTCTAAGGCTGCCTCCATGTCCAACGCCGCCGCGCCTGCCACCGAAGGACCCGACCGGTCCGACGCGCCTGCGCATGTCGCCATCATCATGGATGGCAACGGGCGTTGGGCCGCTGCGCGCGGGTTGCCGCGTGCGGAGGGGCATCGCCGCGGCGTCGAGGCGTTGCGCCGCGTGGTGCGGGCCTCGCACGAGCTCGGCATCCGCTACCTCACCATCTTCTCCTTCTCGTCGGAGAACTGGTCGCGCCCGGCGAGCGAAATCGGCGATCTCTTCGGCCTCTTGAAGCGCTTCATCCGCAACGACCTGGCGAGCCTGCATCGCGACGGCGTCAAGGTCCGCATCATCGGCGAGCGCGACGGGCTGGAGGGCGACATCTGCGCGCTGCTCAGCGAGGCCGAGGAACTGACGCGCGACAACACGCGTCTGACGCTCGTCGTCGCCTTCAACTACGGCTCGCGGCACGAGATCGCGAAAGCGGCGCAGAAGCTCGCGCGCGAAGTGGCCGAGGGCAAGCGCGATCCTGCCACGATCGACGCCGAGACGCTCGGGGCTCATCTCGATGCGCCCGACATTCCAGATCCCGATCTCATCATCCGCACCAGCGGCGAGCAGCGCCTCTCCAACTTCCTGATGTGGCAGGCCGCCTATAGCGAGCTGGTGTTCGTGCCGATCCACTGGCCCGATTTCGACAAGGCGGCGCTGGAAGGCGCGATCGCCGAATTCGCCAGGCGCGAGCGCCGCTTCGGCGGTCTCGTCGCGAAAACCGCCTCGTGAGCGAACACGACGCCGCGCCGGCGGGCTCGCAGCCGGCCCCGAGCAATCTCGTGATGCGGATCCTCGCAGCGCTGGTGCTGGCGCCGCTGACCATTGCGGTCGCGTATGTCGGTGGATGGCTCTGGGCGCTGCTCGTCACCCTGGTGTCGATCGGGCTGTTCGCGGAATGGCTGATGGTGGTGGGCGCCGGCTCGGCCGCGCTGACCGGGGCAGGGACGATCACCATTGCCATGATGGGGGCCTGCGTCGCCTTCGGCGCGCTGAAGACCGCGATCATCGTTGGCTGCGTCGGCGGCGCGATCGTGACGCTGATCGCGCGCGGCAAGTTTGTCTGGGCCGCGACGGGATTTGCCTATGCCGCGGCGGCGCTGCTGGCTTCGATCCTGGTGCGGAAGGACCTCGTCAACGGCTTCTCCGCGCTGATGTTCGTGCTTCTCGTGGTGTGGGCGACCGACATCGGCGGCTATTTCGCCGGCCGCAGCATCGGCGGACCGAAACTATGGCCGCGCGTGAGCCCGAAGAAGACCTGGGCCGGCGCGCTCGGCGGCTTCGTGGCGAGCCTTGCGGTGGCGGGCGGCTTTGCGGCCTGGGGGTTCGGGAAGGCGGTTCCTCTGCTGCTCGTCAGCGCCGTCCTGTCGGTGGTCTCGGCCTTGGGCGACCTGTTCGAATCCGCCGTGAAGCGGCGCTTCGATGTCAAGGATTCCAGTCACTTGATTCCCGGCCATGGCGGGCTCATGGACCGTCTGGACGGTTTTGTCGCGGCCATCCTGATGGCATGGATTATCGGCTTCCTCCGCCATGGTGTGCATAGCGCCGGAAGCGGTCTTATGGTTTGGTGAGAATATGAGCGCGGTCCCATTGCGTAACAACAAGGCTGCGGCGTCCGCCGTCCGCAGCGTCACGGTTCTCGGCGCCACCGGCTCGATCGGCGACAGCACGATGGACCTGCTGCGCGCCTCTCCCGAGCGCTATCGGGTCGAAGCGTTGACGGCGAACAGCAATGTCGAGGCGCTGGCAAAGCTCGCCAGGGAATTTTCCGCGCGTTTCGTCGCGATCGCCGACACCTCCAAGCTCGCCGAGCTGAAGGCTGCATTGGCCGGAACCAGCACCGAATGCGGCGCGGGCGAAAGCGCGGTGATCGAGGCCGGCGCACGTCCGGCCGAGTGGGTGATGGCGGCGGTGAGCGGCGCTGCCGGATTGAAACCGGCCCTGGCTGCGGTCGATCGCGGCGCCCATGTCGCGCTCGCCAACAAGGAATGTCTGGTCTGCGCCGGCGATTTCTTCATGCAGCGCGCGGCGAAGGCGGGGGCCTGCATCCTGCCGGCCGATTCCGAGCACAATGCGCTGTTCCAGGCGCTCGCCTCGGGCAATCGCGACGAGCTCGTTCGCGTCATCATCACGGCCTCGGGCGGCCCGTTCCGGACCTGGAAGCCGGCCGATATCGAGCAGGCCACGCTGGCCCAGGCCCTGAAGCATCCGAACTGGAGCATGGGCCAGAAGATCACGATCGATTCCGCCTCGATGATGAACAAGGGGCTCGAGGTGATCGAGGCGTCCTATCTGTTCGCGCTGAGCCCGGACGAGATCGACGTGCTGGTGCATCCGCAGTCGATCATCCATGGCATGGTCGAATTCTCGGACCGCTCGGTGATGGCCCAGCTCGGCGCCCCCGACATGCGCACGCCGATCGCGCACTGCCTCGGCTGGCCGGACCGGATCAAGGGACCCGCGGCCAAGCTGGACCTCGCCAAGATCGGCCAGCTGACCTTCGAGGCGCCGGATTTCGAGCGCTTCCCCGGACTGCGCCTCGCCTACGATTCGCTCCGGACCGGGAAGGGGGCGACCACCGTCTACAACGCCGCCAACGAGGTCGCGGTCGCAGCCTTCATTGCCGGCAAGATCCGGTTCGGCGCGATCGCGCGGCTGGTCGAGGCGACGCTGGACGACTGGATTCGCGGCGGGAACCAGACCCCGCTGACGTCAGCCGACGATGCAATCTCTATTGACCATGTTGCGCGAAATAGAGCTGCCGCCCTATTGCCTCAAATTGCCTTAAAGGCATCCTAGATGGTTCGGGGCCAGGGCCTTGCGGCGCTGGATGAGGGAATTCGATGATCGACTTTTTCGTCCATAGTTTCAATACGTTGAGCCATGGGCTCCTCGGCTACGCGGTTCCCTTCCTGTTCGTCCTGACGATCGTCGTGTTCTTCCATGAGCTCGGCCATTTCCTGGTCGCGCGCTGGGCGGGCGTTCGTGTCTTAACCTTTTCGCTCGGTTTCGGACCTGAGCTGGTCGGTTTCAACGACCGCCACGGCACCCGCTGGAAGATCTCGGCGATCCCTCTCGGCGGCTACGTCAAGTTCTTCGGGGACGAGAGCGAGGCTTCGACGCCGTCGTCCCAGACGCTCGCGGCGATGACGGCCGAGGAGCGCGCCGGCAGCTTCCATCACAAGAAGGTCGGCCCGCGTGCCGCCATCGTCGCGGCCGGACCGATCGCCAATTTCATCCTGGGCGCGCTG includes:
- a CDS encoding 30S ribosomal protein S2 codes for the protein MALPDFTMRQLLEAGVHFGHQSHRWNPKMAPFIFGARNNIHIVDLAQTVPLLHTALQAVSDTVAKGGRILFVGTKRQAQDGVADAAKRCAQYFVNSRWLGGTLTNWKTISASIKRLRHLDEVLAGGEANSYTKKERLTLQRERDKLDRSLGGIKDMGGLPDLIFVIDTNKEDIAIQEAQRLNIPVAAIVDTNSDPKGITYVVPGNDDAGRAISLYCDLIARAAIDGISRAQGDSGIDVGASTRPLVEELPAASTSGFQGLAGPRGTADDLKKLPGVSGAIEKKFNDLGIFHFWQLAELDHDTAHKIGEEVGLPSRADAWVAKAKALTAEAE
- the tsf gene encoding translation elongation factor Ts gives rise to the protein MATITAAMVKDLRESTGAGMMDCKAALTETAGDMEAAQDWLRKKGLSKAAKKSGRVAAEGLIGALTKGNKGVVVEVNSETDFVARNGQFQGLVKMIAQVAFDVGADVEKIKAAKVGDVTVEAAINDAIATIGENMSLRRAAALEVSQGVVSSYVHGAVIDGAGKMGVIVALESPGKADELATLGRQIAMHIAATNPLALDPTGLDPAVVKREKDVLADKYRQQGKPENVIEKIVESGLKTYYKEVCLLEQAFIHDTGKSVAQAVKEAEGKVGGAIKIAGFVRYALGEGIEKQESDFAAEVAAASGKK
- the pyrH gene encoding UMP kinase, encoding MTDPAYRRVVIKLSGEYLAGQQGFGIDQPTVDRVADDLIAARHLGTEVAVVIGGGNIVRGVEVSARGVSRPTGDTMGMLATMMNCLALESAIERKGTPARTLSAFVMPEISELFTRTAAHKYLAEGRIVLLGGGTGNPFFTTDTTAVLRAAEIGAQAVLKATNVDGVYSADPKKDPTATRFDRLTHSQAIEGGYKVMDATAFALARETSLPIIVFSIAEPGSIGAILRGGGHGTIVAG
- the frr gene encoding ribosome recycling factor — translated: MATGNFDLNEVKRRMQGAIQSLKHELGGLRTGRASGSMLDPVQVEAYGSHMPLNQLATVSVPEPRMISVQVWDKSMVKAVEKAIVDSNLGLSPATEGQVLRLRIPELNEERRKELVKVAHKYAEAAKVAARHVRRDGLDVLKKLEKNHEMSEDDQKRHADEVQKVTDGTITEIDQLLAAKEKEILTV
- a CDS encoding isoprenyl transferase codes for the protein MSNAAAPATEGPDRSDAPAHVAIIMDGNGRWAAARGLPRAEGHRRGVEALRRVVRASHELGIRYLTIFSFSSENWSRPASEIGDLFGLLKRFIRNDLASLHRDGVKVRIIGERDGLEGDICALLSEAEELTRDNTRLTLVVAFNYGSRHEIAKAAQKLAREVAEGKRDPATIDAETLGAHLDAPDIPDPDLIIRTSGEQRLSNFLMWQAAYSELVFVPIHWPDFDKAALEGAIAEFARRERRFGGLVAKTAS
- a CDS encoding phosphatidate cytidylyltransferase, which encodes MSEHDAAPAGSQPAPSNLVMRILAALVLAPLTIAVAYVGGWLWALLVTLVSIGLFAEWLMVVGAGSAALTGAGTITIAMMGACVAFGALKTAIIVGCVGGAIVTLIARGKFVWAATGFAYAAAALLASILVRKDLVNGFSALMFVLLVVWATDIGGYFAGRSIGGPKLWPRVSPKKTWAGALGGFVASLAVAGGFAAWGFGKAVPLLLVSAVLSVVSALGDLFESAVKRRFDVKDSSHLIPGHGGLMDRLDGFVAAILMAWIIGFLRHGVHSAGSGLMVW
- the dxr gene encoding 1-deoxy-D-xylulose-5-phosphate reductoisomerase, which translates into the protein MSAVPLRNNKAAASAVRSVTVLGATGSIGDSTMDLLRASPERYRVEALTANSNVEALAKLAREFSARFVAIADTSKLAELKAALAGTSTECGAGESAVIEAGARPAEWVMAAVSGAAGLKPALAAVDRGAHVALANKECLVCAGDFFMQRAAKAGACILPADSEHNALFQALASGNRDELVRVIITASGGPFRTWKPADIEQATLAQALKHPNWSMGQKITIDSASMMNKGLEVIEASYLFALSPDEIDVLVHPQSIIHGMVEFSDRSVMAQLGAPDMRTPIAHCLGWPDRIKGPAAKLDLAKIGQLTFEAPDFERFPGLRLAYDSLRTGKGATTVYNAANEVAVAAFIAGKIRFGAIARLVEATLDDWIRGGNQTPLTSADDAISIDHVARNRAAALLPQIALKAS